The Cyclopterus lumpus isolate fCycLum1 chromosome 1, fCycLum1.pri, whole genome shotgun sequence sequence TTGCCTGTTTGTATCAAAGTCTCCGTCGACTAAATCAAGTGAGTACAGTTGTCTCACTTGTTGTTTCGGAAGATGTCCTGGAGGAAATGCCTGTCAATGGTGGGGAAGAGGGAGAACAGCTGGTTCTCCTTCAACAGGGTGGCTCCATCGCGTCGGTCCAGGTCCGCACGACTTTGTCTGTTCTGAGAGAAAGGAGGGTTGGAAAGGGAGGTGAGGACGTGTGGcggcgcagagagagagaaaaacaaacagggagATGTATGGATACTTACCTTTTCCACATTCGCCTGCAAAGCCTGCTCCTCTTTGATGATGTCTCTGAGAGACACGTGGGGGTGCGGCACGTTCCAGTGGTCCATGAACGGCATCTGACCGCGGGCCTCCGGTTGGTTGTCCGGAGACGTGCGACCCTCCGCGCTCTTCGGGAAACGTGCCGGTTGCGTCCGATCTCGGGATCCGGGTCGGGCCCCTTGTGACTCACCCCAGTGGGCTGAACCTACACATTCAAAAAGGGTTAGGAAACTAAATGTAGTTCTTTGATGGACTGGGACAATATCAGTTACACACTGTTAGgaaatgtaaagtaaaacatgaatGCAACGCAGTATTGATATATGCTGAGCAAAAGGTATGCTGCCAGTACCATTGAACGATGCTCCGTGGGTGTTAAAAGGAACATCATGgattttaaaggaacagtgcaTCTCATTTAGGGGGATCTatcagcaataataataataataataataataataataatatgtatatatttgttttctttagagTATAATCCCCTGACGATAAGAATTGCGTTGTCTTCTTTGAATGAGCAATCCGTATCTCTTCCGAGCCGCTAGATGCTGCCAAACCCTACCCTTTAAGTTTGTGTCCAAGTGTTtgtgtctaagtgtgtgtgtgtgtgtgtgtgtgtgtgtgtgtgtgtgtgtgtgtgtgtgtgtggacttacTCTCCTGAAGCaagtgaaaggaaagagttgcttGTCTCTGTTTTTCCTGTAAAACAGCATTGAGTCAAATGAACAATGGAAAACCCACTGACAGTAAATCAGGGTAGTATCAGTTTAGGTTTATAAGCATCACAAACATATTGATTCTAGTCGCTTTGAGGAACCCACCTGAACGGTTTCCTTCCACTTCTGGTGGAGCAGTTTGGCCAGGCTCAGGTCCATCTGCACTGCATACTCATCAGCGGAGCATGCACCTGAATATTGTGGACCGGAGAGGTTATTTTCAGTCTCCACAACAACTATTTCCATTATTTTTGGCCCCGGCTCTTTGAGGTGTTAGATGCGTTTGAAAAGAATATTCCTCAGTGTGACACCTGTGTGTCGGTTACCTGGGTCTGCTCCGACGGGGCCGAACAGCTCAATCAGCTGCAGCGCCACTTCAGTGGGTAGTTTCAGCTCAACGCTCTGGATGTCCAGGTGttggctcctcctctcctccgcgTGCCTCCTTCCggcccgctcctcctcctccttctgctctctctccatctcctctagCTCGGCCTGCAGCAGCCGGTGGACCTCGTCGATGCTGGcgatctcctcctccatctcaacTCTGGACTCTTCAATTATCACGGCGTCATCGAAGCTTCCACCCCAAGCAAAGCCTTCTGGGGGAGCTGCACAAGGCCCACTTGGATGCCCTTGAGATGCGTTTGCATCAGGATGATCTTGGTTTCTAACTGGAACAGCAGCACCTCCAAACATGTGCGCGTCGGTATTGTCGGCTCTCTCATCTGACTCGCTGACTGCAGACTGCGGAGTCACCTCCTCAAACCCAGCTGGCTCTCTCTGTGGCCAACCTTCGGGGAAATGTTCAACTGGGACATTAGGACGTAAACTGGTCCCTTCAGGTTTTCCTAAAGCTCCACACAGACTGGACGTGTTCCGCTCACCTCCagcgccctcttcctcctcctcctcctccccatcgtCCTCTCGGAAGAACCTCTCTCCAGAGTCCAGCAGCAGGTTGGTCGTCCACTCGAGGTCCTGGTGGCATTTTTCGTACAGATCTTCCAGCGTGTCAAAACTAACCAGTTTGAAGTGGCGGCTGAGGATGCGCAGGCTCTCCAGGCGGTCTTGAGTTGCTccgagctccttctcctccacctgcgtGCCCTTCTCATGCGCCACGTGGTAGGGCACCTCCCTGTGGGTGGACGGGTGCACTGCGACCGCCGCGGAGACCGCAGAGGACAGCTCCGGCACAAAGCGGGAGGAGTCGCCGCACAGCACTGCGATGCCGTGCGCGGCGGGGTGGCCTCGCTGATTGAGACGCCAGAGAAGGGCAAAGTCTTGAGGGTCCGTCTGGGTGGGGCTGCCCGTGTCTGCCGGGGGAAGCGGGGACGGAGGCTGCGGGCGTGCGTCGGATCTGTACAGGTCAAGGTCGGGTTTGAGGCCACGGTCAGGTTCCACGTCTGTGTTGGTGCTATTCTGAATGCTGGTCACGCTCCGGGCGGCGCTATTGGGACATTCGAAAGAACTCTGTGAGGGAGCAGGGCAGTTTTGAGTGAAGGTGAGCGCCAGTTTGCACTGTTTCCCCGATCTACGACCCTGACGCTGCCTTCTCTCCTGACTGCCTCCACTCAAAGCACTGCTTTCGGCCTCCACAGAGCCCTCCTCGATAATGAGACTCCCGTCAGCTTTAGTCTCTCTGCCATCCTCTGTCCTGTCCGTATCAGTGTGACTAGCGGCTGGCCTTGCACCGACATCACCTTCGACATTGTGGCCTCCCACTCCATCATGGCACACATTTGCCTCCACAGTTTCAGAGATGATTAGCAGATCAGCAGTAACTGAAATGGGATTCATTGGGACGGTCAATTTCAAATCCACAGAGTCGCTGCCGATGTCTAACACATGATCCTTTCCTCCTGTGGTGCGTCTGGCGTCCTTTCCCCTTGCAATTTCCTCCAAGCCGTCAATTCTCGATTCTCGGACCTGAGAGTCAGCCGCCTTCCAGTCCAACACACAGTCAGGTAACTCCCCTCTGCTGCTGTTAACCGCCTGCTCCTCGTCTTCTTTCTCCAGTTCCTCCCCAGAGCTCTGGGAAAGCGAGGATGAACAGGAAGAGTCCGTCCGTATGTCGGCGGCTCCCGTCTGAATGAGATCAAGAAGCTTCTGAAACTCTGTCACATCGGGTTTCGACAGCAGCTTCGCTTTATTTCTGTCAGCCTCAGGACGCGCGCCTTCATCTTCCTTCCCGTTTCCGTCTTTATGcccttctcttctcctcaccCGCCGCTGCTCAAGGGACGCTCCGCAAGGCCAATCGCCTGCGAAATCCAACATCTGAGGccttccctcttctcctccatccctcgCCGCCTCACTCCCATCTGCCTCCTTCGCCTGGCTGTCTGATTGGTTAGTGTCTTTCACCAGATCTGCAGGCTCTGACCTGTCAAAACACGACCTCCTGCTCGGTCTCATTCTCCGCACTCTTTGCGCAATGGACTCAGAGTAAGCCGCGGGCAGCTCTTCCCCGCAAGGATCTTCACTCATCACTGACTCCACAATACAGTCTGGGATTCTCTGACCTCCTATTGGACAATTCAGCTCCAAGTGGGCGTCTAACTCAGAATCTAATTCGCCCAAATCTATGTCATCGACCCCGTCGGGCATTGCAGGGTTTTCCATGAGAGTTCCAGTGGGTTGGAAATTGAGGGACTCCGTGGATTTGTGGCCGCCATCATCCAGCGTTCCCACTTCAATACAACGACCAAAAGATGACACGTCGGGGAGGGAGGAGTACAGCTGAGGGCGGGATTTCCTACATCCCTCACCCAATCCAGGTGGCCCGACCAGGTCAGGACCAGGTGTTTTAGAAGTCACGAGCCTGTAGAAAACAGGAGAGTTATGTATGGTAAGAAAACTTTTGATGGGAGCACAATCGCCCAATGatgatattcatttattaattagtGTATCTTGACGCAAAGTGTGTTTTTACCAGGTAATATTTAATCttctttgcatttatttaaaaaaaacagaataatcatttttaatgtttctaaaaactattttttattacagtttttaatTTTCATTTATTACATGGTTCTAGGGTGTGTGATTCACGACTGGGTCTTCTTCATGCACACGCAATGTGATGCCAAGCAGACGTCCCGACCTTAGACTGTACATAAGTAGAGGGGCGGAGTCATCGTGACGACACCCATttgtttgtggactgacgttttttgaagcctccagtccggtcgtcgccatcttgatttTTTTGGTCGACCACTgtcttgctttgtttttttgaaaccagaagtgacacgacagggcggagctaagtacaaccgaatgctgaataagacattcGTCCGTGAAACTCACTGCGAGCCGCTGTCCTCCAGAAGGAGGCGCCGTTTCATCTCAGGCATCCGCGAACCCATGATGGACTTAATCGTGACGAAGCGCTCGTAGTTATCGAGCATGTGTCGGATTTTTTCCACCGGCACATCGTGTGTGGTGCGTCTGAGCAcgcacagagagacaaacaaaacagttaCACGGAGCCTCCAACAGCTCTTCATGTACAAAACGATATTCAGTAGACATtctacattaaaaacatatgTTAATGattactctttctctctctctctctatctctatctatctctcacCTCTCCAGTTCTCTGGGCTTGTTCTTCCACCAAGTGTCCGGCTCTCGGAACAGCACCTTGTATTCATGTTTCAGTGCCTAGAACAGTTCATAACAGTCCCCAAGATATTTAGAAACAAAATGCTTCTGCCACTGGTAATACATAAAGAGGTTTAAGGCACGAGTGTCATTCAACTGGCATCTCCAGCTGAAGTCGGCGTAGCCTGACCCGTTTACGGGGTCATATATTACATGTCAGTTATGAGTGGGGGTGGACGGAGCAATACAGCCACGTGACCTCCGAGTTCCCATGCTTAATGTATACGGAGCAAGCTGACTGACCTGAGCCACGTATGGTTTCATCTCCCAGCCCTGCATGTTGGTATTGTCAATGATGATGGGGTTAGCGGCCCTCTCAAACGCCTCCTTGGCTGTGGATGAAGGTTGGCACGAGAGAAACAAAACACTTCAATCAATTACACTGATGAGCACAATCTTTAAAAAGGTTGCGGACGACTTTTGACCGCCATCACTTCTTatcagaactgtgtgtgtgtgtgtatgtgtttgtgtattgctTACCTTGCTTATGGTTCCACTCATGGGCCTCCCCAAGAGCAGCGGGATCAAACTGATAAACTCCATGGCGAGTGAAGTAATCGTCTGTGCTCAGTCTGACTCCACCT is a genomic window containing:
- the n4bp2 gene encoding NEDD4-binding protein 2 isoform X2, encoding MPRRKKNGQSPARVPDGSPEPGSLDHNRGYQPPAVFDGAMANNFPASTSLPSSVKENIVKSMQEMFSDLDPEVIYIVLAESDFKVEHAMDSFLELSKAASPAPSHVSGFERTAAVLLSPCRSSGHGADSSRPSQLPPSPPPPTSLLTEELDLLVDQELQALTARRGGEEERCSSQYLPVGVSLSPLPPLPFQQQVLPELLQASLQTGSGGASGGGPVEHFSGTCSPLDRLSVWEDDIVKKRQQSAVDFTHLMAESPEDKPKPPLDLAPSGRPSAFQAYKKQQGPSHALSGEAGGMPSEAMVGGARSKVNAWNQEPLSQMSLPWNLQANIFSPRVHGNQGPSFITPVAQMPSVWSSQPRLLSPWPSQGPVSRAPLIPAATIQKSWTLPAAPHPPFQHSRLRLEGKVLVLLRGAPGSGKSTVARAFLEHNPGGVRLSTDDYFTRHGVYQFDPAALGEAHEWNHKQAKEAFERAANPIIIDNTNMQGWEMKPYVAQALKHEYKVLFREPDTWWKNKPRELERRTTHDVPVEKIRHMLDNYERFVTIKSIMGSRMPEMKRRLLLEDSGSQLVTSKTPGPDLVGPPGLGEGCRKSRPQLYSSLPDVSSFGRCIEVGTLDDGGHKSTESLNFQPTGTLMENPAMPDGVDDIDLGELDSELDAHLELNCPIGGQRIPDCIVESVMSEDPCGEELPAAYSESIAQRVRRMRPSRRSCFDRSEPADLVKDTNQSDSQAKEADGSEAARDGGEEGRPQMLDFAGDWPCGASLEQRRVRRREGHKDGNGKEDEGARPEADRNKAKLLSKPDVTEFQKLLDLIQTGAADIRTDSSCSSSLSQSSGEELEKEDEEQAVNSSRGELPDCVLDWKAADSQVRESRIDGLEEIARGKDARRTTGGKDHVLDIGSDSVDLKLTVPMNPISVTADLLIISETVEANVCHDGVGGHNVEGDVGARPAASHTDTDRTEDGRETKADGSLIIEEGSVEAESSALSGGSQERRQRQGRRSGKQCKLALTFTQNCPAPSQSSFECPNSAARSVTSIQNSTNTDVEPDRGLKPDLDLYRSDARPQPPSPLPPADTGSPTQTDPQDFALLWRLNQRGHPAAHGIAVLCGDSSRFVPELSSAVSAAVAVHPSTHREVPYHVAHEKGTQVEEKELGATQDRLESLRILSRHFKLVSFDTLEDLYEKCHQDLEWTTNLLLDSGERFFREDDGEEEEEEEGAGGERNTSSLCGALGKPEGTSLRPNVPVEHFPEGWPQREPAGFEEVTPQSAVSESDERADNTDAHMFGGAAVPVRNQDHPDANASQGHPSGPCAAPPEGFAWGGSFDDAVIIEESRVEMEEEIASIDEVHRLLQAELEEMEREQKEEEERAGRRHAEERRSQHLDIQSVELKLPTEVALQLIELFGPVGADPGACSADEYAVQMDLSLAKLLHQKWKETVQEKQRQATLSFHLLQESSAHWGESQGARPGSRDRTQPARFPKSAEGRTSPDNQPEARGQMPFMDHWNVPHPHVSLRDIIKEEQALQANVEKNRQSRADLDRRDGATLLKENQLFSLFPTIDRHFLQDIFRNNNYNLAQTELFLRSLLEEEPVKTVVAPEAPRSDHLRAASKEREKACVNA
- the n4bp2 gene encoding NEDD4-binding protein 2 isoform X1; the encoded protein is MPRRKKNGQSPARVPDGSPEPGSLDHNRGYQPPAVFDGAMANNFPASTSLPSSVKENIVKSMQEMFSDLDPEVIYIVLAESDFKVEHAMDSFLELSKAASPAPSHVSGFERTAAVLLSPCRSSGHGADSSRPSQLPPSPPPPTSLLTEELDLLVDQELQALTARRGGEEERCSSQYLPVGVSLSPLPPLPFQQQVLPELLQASLQTGSGGASGGGPVEHFSGTCSPLDRLSVWEDDIVKKRQQSAVDFTHLMAESPEDKPKPPLDLAPSGRPSAFQAYKKQQGPSHALSGEAGGMPSEAMVGGARSKVNAWNQEPLSQMSLPWNLQANIFSPRVHGNQGPSFITPVAQMPSVWSSQPRLLSPWPSQGPVSRAPLIPAATIQKSWTLPAAPHPPFQHSRLRLEGKVLVLLRGAPGSGKSTVARAFLEHNPGGVRLSTDDYFTRHGVYQFDPAALGEAHEWNHKQAKEAFERAANPIIIDNTNMQGWEMKPYVAQALKHEYKVLFREPDTWWKNKPRELERRTTHDVPVEKIRHMLDNYERFVTIKSIMGSRMPEMKRRLLLEDSGSQLVTSKTPGPDLVGPPGLGEGCRKSRPQLYSSLPDVSSFGRCIEVGTLDDGGHKSTESLNFQPTGTLMENPAMPDGVDDIDLGELDSELDAHLELNCPIGGQRIPDCIVESVMSEDPCGEELPAAYSESIAQRVRRMRPSRRSCFDRSEPADLVKDTNQSDSQAKEADGSEAARDGGEEGRPQMLDFAGDWPCGASLEQRRVRRREGHKDGNGKEDEGARPEADRNKAKLLSKPDVTEFQKLLDLIQTGAADIRTDSSCSSSLSQSSGEELEKEDEEQAVNSSRGELPDCVLDWKAADSQVRESRIDGLEEIARGKDARRTTGGKDHVLDIGSDSVDLKLTVPMNPISVTADLLIISETVEANVCHDGVGGHNVEGDVGARPAASHTDTDRTEDGRETKADGSLIIEEGSVEAESSALSGGSQERRQRQGRRSGKQCKLALTFTQNCPAPSQSSFECPNSAARSVTSIQNSTNTDVEPDRGLKPDLDLYRSDARPQPPSPLPPADTGSPTQTDPQDFALLWRLNQRGHPAAHGIAVLCGDSSRFVPELSSAVSAAVAVHPSTHREVPYHVAHEKGTQVEEKELGATQDRLESLRILSRHFKLVSFDTLEDLYEKCHQDLEWTTNLLLDSGERFFREDDGEEEEEEEGAGGERNTSSLCGALGKPEGTSLRPNVPVEHFPEGWPQREPAGFEEVTPQSAVSESDERADNTDAHMFGGAAVPVRNQDHPDANASQGHPSGPCAAPPEGFAWGGSFDDAVIIEESRVEMEEEIASIDEVHRLLQAELEEMEREQKEEEERAGRRHAEERRSQHLDIQSVELKLPTEVALQLIELFGPVGADPGACSADEYAVQMDLSLAKLLHQKWKETVQEKQRQATLSFHLLQESSAHWGESQGARPGSRDRTQPARFPKSAEGRTSPDNQPEARGQMPFMDHWNVPHPHVSLRDIIKEEQALQANVEKNRQSRADLDRRDGATLLKENQLFSLFPTIDRHFLQDIFRNNNYNLAQTELFLRSLLEEEPVKTVVAPEAPRSDHLRAASKEREKRQKPPESAVPDYQDTEDPEYEDFRAEATQQKGRQLECFSKAAEAYKQGRKEVASFYAQQGHLHGQRMREANHRAAVQIFERVNSSLLPSNILDLHGLHVDEALQHLAQVLQDKTTDCEQGLCRPQLSVITGRGNHSQGGVARIRPAVIDYLTNKNYRFTEPKAGLVLVSLK